Genomic DNA from Shouchella patagoniensis:
TCATTAAAGAATATTTGCTGAAGTGCGGGGGCCGTGCTTTGGTTTGTTTTTAATTGTTCAAAAAGCCCATCTTTGGTTACTACAGTATTTCCTTCAATATTGGCGATTGCTTGTTCTTCGCCGTCCTCATTGCTACAGCCTGCGATAACTGTTAGGCAGACTGCGCCCATAGCAGCGAGTAAGTATTTTTTCATAATGCACACTCCTCGGTGTTGTCTGTTTGAATAAAACGACAATTAGATAATTTACCCAATCTTTCGTACACAAAACCTACTATACCATAAAAAAAAATAGGCAACAAACTTGAGGCAAACGTGGAAATTGGGTAAATCGCCCAGTACCCATATTTCATTTCTGCATAGGATATGGTAACAAAGCACAGAGGAGGTGCTTGCATGTCTGAATATCAAGGTGGATTTGCACTACTCGTCGTTTTATTCATACTTCTTGTGATCGTAGGTACAGCATGGTTTTAATAATTAGACATCTCCGAAAATGCTTTATATAAAAAAATGTGAAATTATCAAA
This window encodes:
- a CDS encoding YjcZ family sporulation protein codes for the protein MSEYQGGFALLVVLFILLVIVGTAWF